The stretch of DNA ATGAAAATTGAATATAAATATCAATCAACCGACCAAATCCGTAACCTTGAGCAACTTAATCAACAAAATCCACCGCAAAATGTGGTATTAGAAATGGCCGATTGCCCAATAAATAAGCAGGGTTTTTGCCCACTTACCACCTTTAAAACAGCTATGAGCAAGCTCCTTAAATAACCGTTTAATTTATACTAGCAAATCAATGAGACGCATTTTAGGCGTTTCATTGATTATAACGCGTATTAGTCATTTTTTAACTTTCAGGCTGTTAACTCGCCTTTTCAATCAAGTTAATATTCTAAATTCAGCGTCTAAGTACGAATCCAGTTTAAACAAGCGTCATAAGGTGTTTTATCTGTAAGCCATTTTCACGGGTGAGGTTTTTTACTGCTTCAATCTCTTCATCACGAAAACTATTCAATAAAAGTATACCATCACACCTTATGAAATAAAGAGATCAACATCATATCAATTTTATTGAAATGTAACTTATTGCCGATTTTCTTTCAAATTGAACCATTATACATTATTATGTAAATATACTATGTACTACTTAATTTCGTTGATTTATTTCTAGAGGATATATGAGGCTGTTTTTTTATCTATTTTTTACCCTTACCATTTTTCCTGTCTATAGTTATCAATGCACTTATACAACAATAAATTCTGTTATCAATGTGCCAAATCCTTTAATAATTCCAAGTAATTTAATGATAGGCGATTTAATAGGGGAATATAAAGGTACAGCATTTACTGTTTCAACATGTACAGATACATCCGGAATAACGAGTGATTCATTTAGTATAGTCGCAACGAAAGATCAGACTGCTGTATCAAATATTGATGGTGAAAGCATTTTTAAAACATCGGTAGATGGAATTGGGTATGCTCTTGGCGGGACAGCGGTTGAATGCTCAACAACTGGCTGGGTATCATTAACGGATAGTAAGTCCAGTGTATTTTGCTCTTCAAGGAGCGGTATGATTGCACCTAGCTATACAATAATACCTCTTATTCGGTTATATAAAATAGGCAATATATCCTCCTCCTCTATGACTATCACATCAAATATTGGTTACGCGATGAGAATAGTAAACGACTCAAATAGATTTGTTTCACCAATGAACACGATATCTAGTACCAATGTTGTAGTGGAAGCATGTTCTATCACTTCTTCTGCAATTAGCGTTAACATGGGATCAATTCAAAAAAATCAATTTAATGGTATAGGAACAGCCGCTGATAATACGCAAAGCTTTAATATAAGCTTAAATTGTGCAGATTCATCTAGCATATCACTTAGTATTAATGGAAATATCTACAAAGCATCAGAGGGTTTATTAAATCTCGTAAATAGTAGCGCAAAAGGAGTAGCTATTCAGCTTTTATATAATAGTAAAGCTTTATTACTAAATTCAAATATTTCTGTAGGTAATGCCCAAAAAGGAATATTTACAATACCATTACAGGCTCGCTACTATCAAATAAGTAATATAGAGGCAGGAACGGCAAATAGCACCGTAACTTTTACCGTGCAATACAAATAAAAATATAACATTCACCTATTTAAAATCGTTAAAAATGTATATTTTTAATAAAGTTAAGTGAAATTTAATATCAATCAAATCCGTAACCTTGAGCAACTTAATCAGTAAAATCTACCACAAAATGTGGTAGTAGAAATGGCTGATTGCTAAGTAAATCAAAAGGGTTTTTTCCAACTAACCACCTTTAAAACGGCTATGAGCAAGCTCCTTAAATAACGCGCATTAATCATTTTTTAACTTTCAGGCATTAACCCACCTTTTCTATCAAGTTAATATTCTAAATTCAGCATCTAAGTACGAATCCAGTTTAAAAAAGTGTCATAAGGTGTTTTATCTTTAAGCCGTTTTCTTGGCGATAATTACGTCGATTTTTTACTGCTTCAATCTCTTCATCACTAAAACTATCTAATAAAAGTATACCATTACACCCCATGAAATAAAGAGATCAATATCATATCATTTTCTTAGAATTTAACTTATTACCGGTTTACTTTTAAATTGAACAATTATATATTTTATGTAAATATACTATTACTACTTAATTTTTATTGATTTTTTTATAGGGGATATATGAGGCTATTTTTTTATCTATTTTTTATCCTTACCATTTTTCCTGTATATAGTTATCAATGCACTTATACAACAATTAATTCTGTTATCAATGTGCCAAATCCTTTAATTATTCCCAGTAATTTAATGATAGGCGATTTAATAGGGGAGTATCAAGGAACAGCATATACTGTTTCAACATGTACAGATACTTCAGGAATAACGAGTGATTCATTTAGTATAGTCGCAACGAAAGATCAGACGGCTATATCAAATATTGATGGTGAAAGCATTTTTAAAACGTCGGTAGATGGAATTGGGTATGCTCTTGGCGGGACAGCGGTTGAATGCTCAACAACTGGCTGGGTATCATTAACGGAGAGTAAGTCCAATGTATTATGTTCTTCAAGGACAGGTATGATTGCACCTAGCTATACTATAATACCTCTTATTCGGTTATATAAAATAGGCAATATATCCTCCACCTCTATGACTATCACATCAAATATTGGTTACGCGATGAGAATAGTAAACGACTCAAATAGATTTGTTTCACCAATGAACACGATATCTAGTGCCAATGTTGTTGTGGAAGCATGTTCTATCACTTCTTCTACAATTGGCGTTAACATGGGATCAATTCCAAAAAATCAATTTAATGGTATAGGAACAGCCGCTAATAATACGCAAAGCTTTAATATAGTCTTAAATTGTGCGGAATCATCTAGTATATCACTTAGTATTAATGGAAATATCTACAAAGCATCAGAGGGTTTATTAAATCTCATAAATAGTAGCGCAAAAGGAGTAGCTATTCAGCTTTTATATAATAATAAAGCTTTACCACTAAATTCAAATATTTCTGTAGGTAATGCCCAAAAAGGAATATTTACAATACCATTACAAGCTCGCTACTATCAAATAAGCGATATAGAGGCAGGAACGGCAAATAGCACCGTAACTTTTACCGTGCAATACCAATAAAATATTATATGGTATTCGCCTTTATCTAATCTGATTTACTAAATTGTAACCAAATCAATTTATCAAGTGTTTATTTAACGATAACTAGATTATTCACAATTTAAGATAGTAAAAATAGACTTTATGTAAGTATAGTAAACTAATAATGACTTAAATTTAATCATTAATTTTTCCATTATTATCAATAATGGCCTTAAAAATGTATATTTTTTATAAAGTTAAGTGAAATTAAATGTAAAATATCTTGATATAAAAATAGAAGCCGATAGAATCGCATTTCCTATTTAGGTTAATTTTTATACGAGAATTTATTAAAATGAAAAACAAGTTACTTATTGTTATTATTAGTTTTTTATCTTTTTCTTCAGAGGTTTTCGCTTCTGATGGCACAATCAATTTTACTGGTCAAATAACTGATACAGCTTGTTCTGTCAGTGTCGCAAACCAAATTCAATCAGTTTCACTAGGTACTGTATCAGTTAAAGCTTTTTCGGCCGCAGGAGATACAGCTTCAGCAACTAAATTTACCATTAAATTGTCAGGATGCCCAAAAAGTGCTACTAACGCTTCGGTTAGTTTTGATGGAGCTGCAACTACAGATAATCGTATTTTAGCACTTAACACAGGTGATGGTGTCGCAACTAATGTTGGTATTGGTATTTATGAAAACGATAGCTCAACGCTTATTGGACTGCAAAATCATTCAAAAATGCAAACCTTAAAGGAAGGTGACAATGAGTTAGCTTATATTGCAAAATACTATGCAGTAGCAGCAAGCGTTACTCCTGGGGCGGCAAATGCGACGACAACATATACTCTAATTTACCAATAATAGCGTCTTTATAAACTTTTATTATTAAGAACTTTTATGTTAAAAAAAATAATTTATACATTCATATTGATAGCAATTACTTTAACCGAAGTTTATGCAAACGGCGTACAAATTAGTGGCACGAGGCTAATCTACGATGGAAGTAAAAATAACGCTTCAATTAATATTAGTAATAATGATGATCAAGTTTATTTAATTCAATCGTGGGTTACCCAAAACCCCTATAGTAAAAAAGCTTCTGATGATATATTTATAACTACACCACCTTTATTTCGATTAGAAGCTAATACAAATAATTCGGTTCGTGTAGTGCAAACTGGTAAAAAACTACCGAGTGATAGAGAAAGTGTTTTCTGGTTAAACATTAAATCAATTCCATCAACAAATAAGCCCGACGGTCAGAATATGTTACTTATTGCAGTTAAAACGCAAATAAAACTATTCTATCGTCCGGCTAATTTGCCCGGTAAATCAGCAGAAGCTTACAAAAAAATTCAATTTATAAATAAAAGTGGACGACTAGCTATTAATAATCCAACGCCTTATAGTGTTTCTTTTAAAAGTATCAAAATAAATGGAAAAGATATTGCTAATCCTCCAATGGTATTGCCTTTTGAAACTCAATATGTGAATAAAAATGTTAGCGTAAATGATAATGTTAGTTGGCAATCTATTAATGACTTTGGCGGAATTACACTAGAAGAGCATGCAACCGTTAGATCAAATAATAATGCAGCAAATTAAATTTTTTTATAAATGATAAATTAGTATTTGAATGCAAAAGTCTTTCATCCAAAATATTCTTCGTGGAATAATTCTTTTTTCACCGTTACATGTCCAAATGGCATTTTCCGATGATTATTTTGATCCAAGTTTTATTGAAGGAGTATCAGGTCAAAATCAACATGTTGATTTATCTGTTTTTAATGCAGGAGGGCAAGTAGCAGGGGCTTATGACTCTGCTATTTATTTAAATAATAATTATGTAACAGAGAAAAAAATACAGTATGACTACTCAGAGGGAAGTAATCAATTATTACCTTTGTTAACAAAATTGGAATACATAGAATATGGAGTATTGCCTAATGCAACTCCTAATTTTATGAGCATTAATGATAATGATGTTATTAAAGAAATTAACAAATTTATTCCTGATGCATTTACTAAATACAATTTTGAAAAACGTCGATTAGAAATTTCTATTCCTCAAAAATATATCAAAAAAGTTGCTCAAGGCACTGTTCCAGAAAGTCAATGGAATGATGGTATAAGTGCTTTATTCGCAAATTATACATATTCGGGTTCCTCAACTAAAACAGATGGGATCTCTGAATTTCATAATAGTTCTTATCTAAATTTACGCAGTGGTTTAAATATTGGATCTTGGCGTTTGAGAAATTATAGTACTTATAGTAAAAGCAATAATATAGCTAAGTGGAATAGCATAAAAACCTATATTGAGAGCAATGTAAAATCACTGAAAAGTCAATTGGTTATTGGTGATAGTTACACGCCATCGGATATGTTTGATAGCTTTTCATTCCTTGGTGTACAATTAGCCTCCGATGATGCAATGCAGCCTTCTAGCATGCGTGGATTTGCACCAATCGTCAGGGGGGTTGCCAAAACTAATGCACAAGTTACAATTCGTCAAAATGGTAATACTATTTTACAAACTTATGTCTCACCAGGTCCTTTTATAATTAATGATTTATACCCGACGTCTTCCAGTGGCGATCTTGAAGTAACAATTAAAGAAACTGATGGATCAACAACAACTTTTATTCAACCATTCTCATCAGTGCCAATTATGTTACGTGAGGGACGTTTTAAGTATTCGTTAACAGCCGGTGAATATCGGTCACGTAATGCATCTGATAAAAAACCTTTTTTTTTACAATCGACAGGAATTTATGGCCTTCCTTATAACGCAACAGCATATGGTGGATTAATTACATCTGAAAAATATAATGCTTTATTATTAGGTTTAGGTAAAAGCCTAAATGATATTGGTTCAATCTCATTTGATGCAACTATTGCAAACTCTCAAATCATGGGTAAAAATTACACGGGTGAATCGTTCAGATTCCAATATTCAAAAGAAGTTCTTTCTACAGGAACCAGTTTTTCATTAGCAGGTTACCGTTATTCGACATCTAAATACAGAGACTTTTCGCAAACCAATGGTTATTATGATAATAGCCAACTCAATTCAATGGGCAGTAGTCTTAATAAAGAAGACGCTATTGCAAGTTATCAATCCCAGTATAATAGTCTAAATAAAAGAGACAAACTGCAATTAAGCATTAATCAGGATCTCGGTGATTTTGGTAGCATGTATTTAACTGGTTATCAACAAAAATACTGGAATAATAGTGGAAAAGAGAGAAACTTAAATTTTGGTTATAACAAAAACTATAACGGAGTTAACTATTCATTCAATTACAGCTACTCTAAAGACATGTACTATGGTAATAAAAATCAAATCTTTTCATTTACGGTACAAATACCTTTAGACTTTATTCGTAGCAATACATGGCTTAATTTATCGAACAGTTCTGATAAAAAAGGTAACAACACAAGTTTAGTGGGATTTTCTGGTACCGCCTTGGAAAACAACAATTTTAACTATTCTATACAAGAAGGATATAATAAAAGAGATAGCGATTCCACTGGTAATGTTTCTGTTGGTTACAAGGCTAGTTTTGGTGAATACCAATTAGGGTATAACTATACGCATAATACGCAACAAGTTAATTATTCAGCAATGGGAGGAGTGGTTATCCATCCTAATGGCGTGACATTTTCACAACCACTTGGTGAAACTTTTGCATTAGTTAGGGCTAAAGATGCAAGCAATATAGACGTTAAGAATAATCCGGGTATTTCAACTGACTATTGGGGTAATGCAATTGTTCCTTATGTTAGTCCTTATCAAAGGAATAATATATCACTAGATACAACGAATTTAAGTTCGCGCATTGATTTAGCCAGCAATATTAAAACTGTTGTACCGACAAGAGGCGCAATTGTGATGGCTGAGTATCATACGATTATTGGCTATAAAATGTTTGTAACATTGG from Orbaceae bacterium lpD04 encodes:
- a CDS encoding fimbrial protein, with translation MRLFFYLFFTLTIFPVYSYQCTYTTINSVINVPNPLIIPSNLMIGDLIGEYKGTAFTVSTCTDTSGITSDSFSIVATKDQTAVSNIDGESIFKTSVDGIGYALGGTAVECSTTGWVSLTDSKSSVFCSSRSGMIAPSYTIIPLIRLYKIGNISSSSMTITSNIGYAMRIVNDSNRFVSPMNTISSTNVVVEACSITSSAISVNMGSIQKNQFNGIGTAADNTQSFNISLNCADSSSISLSINGNIYKASEGLLNLVNSSAKGVAIQLLYNSKALLLNSNISVGNAQKGIFTIPLQARYYQISNIEAGTANSTVTFTVQYK
- a CDS encoding fimbrial protein — protein: MKNKLLIVIISFLSFSSEVFASDGTINFTGQITDTACSVSVANQIQSVSLGTVSVKAFSAAGDTASATKFTIKLSGCPKSATNASVSFDGAATTDNRILALNTGDGVATNVGIGIYENDSSTLIGLQNHSKMQTLKEGDNELAYIAKYYAVAASVTPGAANATTTYTLIYQ
- a CDS encoding fimbrial protein — its product is MRLFFYLFFILTIFPVYSYQCTYTTINSVINVPNPLIIPSNLMIGDLIGEYQGTAYTVSTCTDTSGITSDSFSIVATKDQTAISNIDGESIFKTSVDGIGYALGGTAVECSTTGWVSLTESKSNVLCSSRTGMIAPSYTIIPLIRLYKIGNISSTSMTITSNIGYAMRIVNDSNRFVSPMNTISSANVVVEACSITSSTIGVNMGSIPKNQFNGIGTAANNTQSFNIVLNCAESSSISLSINGNIYKASEGLLNLINSSAKGVAIQLLYNNKALPLNSNISVGNAQKGIFTIPLQARYYQISDIEAGTANSTVTFTVQYQ
- a CDS encoding molecular chaperone; its protein translation is MLKKIIYTFILIAITLTEVYANGVQISGTRLIYDGSKNNASINISNNDDQVYLIQSWVTQNPYSKKASDDIFITTPPLFRLEANTNNSVRVVQTGKKLPSDRESVFWLNIKSIPSTNKPDGQNMLLIAVKTQIKLFYRPANLPGKSAEAYKKIQFINKSGRLAINNPTPYSVSFKSIKINGKDIANPPMVLPFETQYVNKNVSVNDNVSWQSINDFGGITLEEHATVRSNNNAAN
- a CDS encoding fimbria/pilus outer membrane usher protein, translated to MQKSFIQNILRGIILFSPLHVQMAFSDDYFDPSFIEGVSGQNQHVDLSVFNAGGQVAGAYDSAIYLNNNYVTEKKIQYDYSEGSNQLLPLLTKLEYIEYGVLPNATPNFMSINDNDVIKEINKFIPDAFTKYNFEKRRLEISIPQKYIKKVAQGTVPESQWNDGISALFANYTYSGSSTKTDGISEFHNSSYLNLRSGLNIGSWRLRNYSTYSKSNNIAKWNSIKTYIESNVKSLKSQLVIGDSYTPSDMFDSFSFLGVQLASDDAMQPSSMRGFAPIVRGVAKTNAQVTIRQNGNTILQTYVSPGPFIINDLYPTSSSGDLEVTIKETDGSTTTFIQPFSSVPIMLREGRFKYSLTAGEYRSRNASDKKPFFLQSTGIYGLPYNATAYGGLITSEKYNALLLGLGKSLNDIGSISFDATIANSQIMGKNYTGESFRFQYSKEVLSTGTSFSLAGYRYSTSKYRDFSQTNGYYDNSQLNSMGSSLNKEDAIASYQSQYNSLNKRDKLQLSINQDLGDFGSMYLTGYQQKYWNNSGKERNLNFGYNKNYNGVNYSFNYSYSKDMYYGNKNQIFSFTVQIPLDFIRSNTWLNLSNSSDKKGNNTSLVGFSGTALENNNFNYSIQEGYNKRDSDSTGNVSVGYKASFGEYQLGYNYTHNTQQVNYSAMGGVVIHPNGVTFSQPLGETFALVRAKDASNIDVKNNPGISTDYWGNAIVPYVSPYQRNNISLDTTNLSSRIDLASNIKTVVPTRGAIVMAEYHTIIGYKMFVTLVGENIPFGAEAKINNNGVASTGIVDDNQKVYLSGAPTKGIIHISWGDNQCNAPYEFKESQEEIISFSVQCN